Proteins found in one Sorghum bicolor cultivar BTx623 chromosome 1, Sorghum_bicolor_NCBIv3, whole genome shotgun sequence genomic segment:
- the LOC8083668 gene encoding acid phosphatase 1 yields MLTSGIAPMASRTIAPWRQVMMLLALLPHLFLSAPAVVVARQWQCLWPGQAPDDAGCLSWRVMVEANNARGWRTVPAQCVGYVNGYMTRGQYQRDLAGVMEQASAYADEIAADADADGLDAWVFDIDDTCLSNLLYYEAKQFGAYDPSAFKAWASREACPGIRPVLGLFTTLLDKGFKVFLLSGRDEETLGSCTAANLEAEGFSGYERLIMRTPEYRGQSSSIFKSAIRRQLVDEGYRIRGNVGDQWSDLQGDSAGDRVFKIPNPMYFVP; encoded by the exons ATGCTGACAAGCGGCATCGCTCCAATGGCGTCGCGCACGATCGCCCCGTGGCGGCAGGTCATGATGCTCCTGGCTCTGCTGCCGCACCTGTTCCTGAGCGcccccgccgtcgtcgtcgcgaGGCAGTGGCAGTGCCTATGGCCGGGCCAGGCGCCCGACGACGCTGGGTGCCTGAGCTGGCGCGTCATGGTGGAGGCCAACAACGCCCGCGGGTGGCGCACGGTGCCCGCGCAGTGCGTCGGGTACGTGAACGGGTACATGACCCGGGGCCAGTACCAGCGGGACCTGGCCGGCGTCATGGAGCAGGCGTCCGCCTACGCCGACGAGatcgccgccgacgccgacgccgacggccTCGACGCCTGGGTGTTCGACATCGACGACACCTGCCTCTCCAACCTGCTCTACTACGAGGCCAAGCAGTTCGG GGCGTACGACCCGTCGGCGTTCAAGGCTTGGGCGAGCAGGGAGGCGTGCCCGGGGATACGTCCGGTGCTTGGGCTGTTCACGACGCTGCTGGACAAGGGCTTCAAGGTCTTCCTCCTCTCCGGGAGGGACGAGGAGACCCTGGGCTcgtgcacggcggccaacttggAGGCAGAAGGGTTCTCCGGGTACGAGAGGCTCATCATGAG GACTCCGGAGTACCGAGGGCAGAGCTCGTCGATCTTCAAGTCGGCGATTCGGAGGCAGCTCGTGGACGAAGGCTACAGGATCCGCGGCAACGTCGGGGACCAGTGGAGCGACCTGCAGGGCGACAGCGCCGGCGACCGCGTGTTCAAGATACCCAACCCCATGTACTTTGTCCCCTGA
- the LOC8082350 gene encoding 60S ribosomal protein L10 translates to MGRRPARCYRQIKNKPYPKSRYCRGVPDPKIRIFDVGQKKRGVDEFPLCVHLVSWEKENVSSEALEAARIACNKYMAKHAGKDAFHLRVRAHPFHVLRINKMLSCAGADRLQTGMRGAFGKPTGTCARVAIGQVLLSVRCRDAHAPQAHEALRRAKFKFPGRQRIITSGKWGFTKFSRAEYLRLKSEGRVVPDGSNAKLLTWHGSLANRQHGRAVYPPSVAGSA, encoded by the exons ATGGGCAGGA GGCCTGCGCGTTGCTACCGTCAGATCAAGAACAAGCCGTACCCGAAGTCGCGCTACTGCCGGGGCGTCCCGGACCCGAAGATCCGCATCTTCGACGTGGGGCAGAAGAAGCGCGGCGTGGACGAGTTCCCGCTGTGCGTGCACCTGGTGAGCTGGGAGAAGGAGAACGTGTCGAGCGAGGCGCTGGAGGCGGCCCGGATCGCGTGCAACAAGTACATGGCGAAGCACGCGGGCAAGGACGCGTTCCACCTCCGCGTGCGCGCGCACCCGTTCCACGTCCTCCGCATCAACAAGATGCTCTCCTGCGCGGGCGCCGACCGCCTGCAGACCGGGATGCGCGGCGCCTTCGGCAAGCCCACGGGGACGTGCGCGCGCGTCGCCATCGGCCAGGTGCTGCTCTCCGTGCGCTGCCGGGACGCGCACGCGCCGCAGGCGCACGAGGCGCTgcgcagggccaagttcaagTTCCCCGGACGCCAGCGGATCATCACCAGCGGCAAGTG GGGGTTCACCAAGTTCTCTCGCGCGGAGTACCTGAGGCTCAAGAGCGAGGGACGTGTAGTCCCCGATGGATCCAATGCAAAG CTGCTCACTTGGCACGGGTCTCTTGCTAATCGCCAGCACGGCAGAGCGGTGTATCCACCCTCTGTCGCAGGATCCGCTTAG
- the LOC8083670 gene encoding hydroxyacylglutathione hydrolase cytoplasmic produces MKIIPVPCLEDNYAYLIVDESTKKAAAVDPVEPEKVIKAAGEVGAYVDCVLTTHHHWDHAGGNEKMRLQVPGIKIFGGSLDNVKGCTDQVENGTKLSLGKDIEILCLHTPCHTKGHISYYVTSKEGEDPAVFTGDTLFIAGCGKFFEGTAEQMYQSLIVTLGSLPKSTRVYCGHEYTVKNLKFILTVEPENEKTKQKLEWAEKQRQANQPTVPSTIGDEFEINTFMRVDLPEIQAKFGANSPVEALREVRKTKDNWKG; encoded by the exons ATGAAGATCATTCCGGTCCCCTGCCTGGAGGATAACTATGCCTACCT AATCGTggatgagagcaccaagaaggCGGCGGCCGTTGACCCTGTGGAACCGGAGAAGGTTATCAAGGCGGCCGGCGAGGTCGGCGCCTACGTCGACTGCGTTCTCACCACCCATCACCACTG GGATCATGCTGGTGGCAATGAGAAGATGAGACTGCAGGTGCCAGGGATAAAGATCTTTGGAGGATCACTGGACAATGTGAAAGGATGCACTGATCAGGTGGAGAATGGAACGAAGTTGTCACTTGGGAAGGACATTGAGATACTATGCCTACACACGCCTTG CCACACTAAAGGTCATATTAGCTACTATGTTACTAGTAAGGAGGGGGAAGATCCAGCGGTCTTCACTGGAGATACCTTG TTCATTGCTGGCTGTGGCAAGTTTTTTGAGGGTACTGCAGAGCAAATGTATCAGTCTCTTATTGTTACACTGGGTTCTCTGCCAAAGTCAACTCGAGTTTACTGTGGGCATGAG TACACTGTGAAGAACCTAAAATTCATACTGACAGTCGAGCCAGAGAATGAGAAGACAAAACAGAAGCTGGAATGGGCTGAAAAGCAGCGCCAAGCGAATCAGCCAACAGTGCCCTCGACTATAGGAGATGAGTTTGAGATAAATACATTCATGCGTGTTGATCTACCAGAGATACAG GCGAAATTCGGTGCCAACTCTCCAGTTGAAGCACTGAGAGAGGTCAGGAAGACCAAGGATAACTGGAAAGGTTGA
- the LOC8083671 gene encoding uncharacterized protein LOC8083671: MVFQKAITMNSQDTVPFREAMALLDQAKLVFMSLKSNQMFSESELAAWRQRHADQLQQPITPEGREGGGRGPSRHPAAAPPLQPSAATPRKRSAAETKKQENANTGGGNTPENQRGRQRGARESKATPTPPGKKARKAATAGSNGGAGPVATRRLTYTGEAAADHGWRAIAATPVFQGRHVTLSDQPQEQTFRGSLQRFVRHAGLKARVAAEFSTLECVSRARHSSPVPQCWNGFAPGAGFLPPSPRPPGAAATPESDQQAAAPECKLETDEVLKLFVLMGTPAAFLGRAKKMFGHDEPEEKSAAKERQSTKAAADDARARAGAATAAETEHGKKSSAGEPSSAAACGPFAPPKLVPGRLGFGQFAASSARPFKLKSKPSASNASGKKKVS; the protein is encoded by the exons ATGGTGTTCCAGAAAGCGATAACGATGAACAGCCAGGACACCGTGCCTTTCAGAGAG GCCATGGCACTGCTAGATCAAGCCAAGCTGGTGTTCATGTCCCTGAAGAGCAACCAGATGTTCTCGGAGTCGGAGCTGGCGGCGTGGCGCCAGAGGCACGCGGACCAGCTGCAGCAGCCGATCACGCCGGAGGGGAGAGAGGGCGGCGGCAGAGGCCCATCACGCCAcccggctgccgcgccgccgttGCAGCCGTCCGCCGCCACGCCGAGGAAGAGGAGCGCCGCCGAGACGAAGAAGCAGGAGAACGCCAACACCGGCGGCGGGAACACTCCGGAGAACCAGAGAGGGAGGCAGCGCGGCGCCAGGGAGAGCAAGGCCACGCCCACGCCGCCGGGAAAGAAGGCGAGAAAAG CAGCAACGGCGGGCTCTAACGGCGGCGCCGGCCCGGTGGCGACAAGGAGGCTCACTTACACCGGCGAAGCTGCAGCCGATCATGGCTGGCGGGCGATCGCGGCGACGCCGGTCTTCCAAGGCCGGCACGTTACACTCAGCGAC CAGCCGCAGGAGCAGACGTTCCGAGGCAGCCTGCAGCGGTTCGTGCGGCACGCGGGGCTCAAGGCGCGCGTGGCCGCCGAGTTCAGTACGCTCGAGTGCGTGTCGCGGGCCAGGCACAGCAGCCCCGTGCCGCAGTGCTGGAACGGCTTCGCCCCCGGCGCCGGTTTCCTCCCGCCGTCGCCTCGGCCTccgggcgccgccgccaccccgGAGTCAGATCAGCAGGCGGCGGCACCGGAGTGCAAGCTGGAGACGGACGAGGTGCTCAAGCTCTTCGTGCTCATGGGCACGCCCGCCGCGTTCTTGGGTAGAGCCAAGAAAATGTTCGGCCATGATGAGCCGGAGGAGAAAAGCGCAGCGAAGGAGAGGCAATCGACCAaggccgccgccgacgacgctCGGGCGCGCGCTGGCGCTGCAACGGCGGCCGAGACTGAGCACGGGAAGAAGAGCAGCGCGGGCGAGCCATCATCGGCCGCCGCGTGCGGGCCGTTCGCGCCGCCCAAGTTGGTCCCCGGCCGGCTGGGCTTCGGCCAGTTCGCGGCCTCTTCAGCACGTCCGTTCAAGCTCAAGTCCAAGCCTTCGGCGTCGAATGCTTCCGGCAAGAAGAAAGTTTCGTAA